From Sphingomonas sp. PAMC26645:
GCAACCGCCACACTCATTTAAAAGGCAGCCGTCGCATCCAACGCGCGTTCAGCGCGCTATGACGTTGATCGGGCTTCGGTTTTCCCAACCCTCGCGCTCGAGTTCAGGGATGACGGCGTCGGTCTCGGCATAGCCGATGCAGAGATATGCGACGAGCTGCCAGATCTCCGGCACGTCGAGGATCGCACGGATCCGCGACGGGTCGAGGATCGAGACCCAGCCGAGGCCGATCCCCTGTGCGCGAGCGGCGAGCCACAGCGTGTGGACCGCGATGACGGCGGAATACGCGACGGCTTCGGGCATGGTCCGGCGGCCGAGGCCGTGGCCCTGCTCCGGATCGGGTTCGACGAACACCGCGACGTGGCACGGCGCCCGTTCGAGCCCGGCAAGCTTTAGCCCTGCGTAGGTAGCGGCCCTCTCCCCCTCCTGCGTCGTCAACTCCGCCGCGTTACACGCCTCGAAGTCCGCGCGGACTGCGGCGCGGCGGGCGGGGTCATCGATCGTGACGAACCGCCAGGGTTGGCTGAGTCCGACCGACGGCGAGGCGTTGGCGACCTCCAGCAACCGGTCGAGCAACCCGGTCGGCAGCGGGTCGCGCCGAAAATGCCGGACATCGCGGCGCCAGCGGAACAGCGTTTCGAGTTCGGCTTGGAACGCGGGTGCGAAGATCGGTGCTTCGGTGGCCTCCCCCGCGTGCGCGACTTGGTCGGAAATCGCCTAGGTCCGCGCTGCGGTGAAGGCCGCGAGCCCGGCTTCGAGATCGGCGATCAGGTCGGCGGGGTCTTCGAGGCCGATCTGGAGGCGGACCATCGGGCCTGCGGCGTCGCGCTTGGTGACGCTGCGGTGGCGATGCGGGTCGGCGGGGATGGCGAGGCTTTCGAAGCCGCCCCAGCTATAGCCGATGCCGAACAGTTGCAGCGTGTCGATCAGGGCGGCGCGGGACGCTTCGTCACCGCCGTTCAGGACGAACGAGAAGAGCCCGCTGGAGCCCTTGAAGTCGCGGACGAACAGGTCGTGGCCGGGGCAGTCGGGGAGTGCGGGATGGAGGACCTGCGCGACTTCGGGGCGGCTTTGGAGCCACCTCGCGATGGTCAGCGCGCTCGACTGATGCTGCGCGAGGCGGATCGCCATCGTGCGCAGGCCACGGCTGCCGAGCCAGCAATCGTCGGGGCTGGCGACCTGGCCGAGCTGGAAACTCGTCTCGCGCAGTTTCTTGAAATGGCCGGGCGCGGCGGTGACCGAGCCGAGCATGACGTCCGAATGGCCGACGACGTATTTCGTGCCGGCGAGGATCGTCAGGTCGACGCCGCGCTCGATCGCGGGGAAGAACAATGGGGTCGCCCAGGTGTTGTCGAGCAACGTCGTCACGCCGCGCGCCTTCGCAGCGGCAACGATGGCGGGAACGTCCTGCACCTCGAAGCTCAGCGAACCAGGGCTCTCCATGAAGATCGCCCGCGTGTTGTCGCCGATCAGGTCGGCGATGCCCGCACCGATCATCGGGTCGTAATAGCGGGTGGTGATGCCGAACCGCTTGAGCAGGCCGCCGGCCATGCCGCGCGTCGGATCATAGGCGCTGTCGACCAGCAGCAGTTCGTCGCCGGGCGACAGCACCGACAGCAGAGCCGCTGCGATCGCCGCGACACCCGAGCAATAGAGGAACGTCCCCTCCGCGCCGGGCTCGAGCGAGGTCAGCGCATCGGCGAGGCTCCACTGCGTCGGCGTGCCCTTGCGCCCGTAGAACAGCCGGTGATGCGTATCGCGCGTGGCGCTCTCGCGGAGATGACCGACCGAGTCGTACAGAATCGTCGAGGCACGCCAGACCGGCGGGCTGACGATGCCTTGAGTCCATTCCGGGCGGCGACCGGCGAGGACGATCTTGGTCGCGTCGCCGACCGGCTTGTTCGTGTCGCTCATGCCGTGCCTGTCGCCTTGGGTGTCGAGGGATCGCCACCCCATTCGGACCAGCTGCCATCGTAAAGCGCAGCCTCGCTACCGAGCAGATGCGCGCCGAATGCGAGCACCGATGCAGTGATGCCCGAGCCGCAGGTCATCACGAGCGGTTTCGAGAGGTCGACGCCGGCCTTGTCGAACTCGGCCTTCAGCGCATCGCCGGTCTTCCACGTCCCGTCGCCGTTGAACACCGCGCCCTGTGGCAGGTTCTTCGAACCCGGAATATGCCCCGGTGCCGTGCCCGGCCGCGGGTCTTCCTCCGCGCCGGTGAAGCGCGCCGCGGACCGCGCGTCGAGCACCTGCTCCGCACCGCTTTCGACGTTCGCCTTCATCTGGTCGAGATCGCGCACGCCCTGGAGGTCCGCCCAGGTCGTGAAGTGGCGATGCCGCGGCGTTTCTTTCCCCGTCGCGGTCTCGCGCCCCTCGGCCTGCCATTTGGCGAGCCCACCATCGAGGATCGCAACGTTGTGCGCGCCGAACAGCCGCAGCATCCACCACGCCCGCGCGGCCGTGTGCCAGGGCGAGCTGTCGTACAGCAC
This genomic window contains:
- the bluB gene encoding 5,6-dimethylbenzimidazole synthase; this translates as MSDQVAHAGEATEAPIFAPAFQAELETLFRWRRDVRHFRRDPLPTGLLDRLLEVANASPSVGLSQPWRFVTIDDPARRAAVRADFEACNAAELTTQEGERAATYAGLKLAGLERAPCHVAVFVEPDPEQGHGLGRRTMPEAVAYSAVIAVHTLWLAARAQGIGLGWVSILDPSRIRAILDVPEIWQLVAYLCIGYAETDAVIPELEREGWENRSPINVIAR
- the metC gene encoding cystathionine beta-lyase, whose product is MSDTNKPVGDATKIVLAGRRPEWTQGIVSPPVWRASTILYDSVGHLRESATRDTHHRLFYGRKGTPTQWSLADALTSLEPGAEGTFLYCSGVAAIAAALLSVLSPGDELLLVDSAYDPTRGMAGGLLKRFGITTRYYDPMIGAGIADLIGDNTRAIFMESPGSLSFEVQDVPAIVAAAKARGVTTLLDNTWATPLFFPAIERGVDLTILAGTKYVVGHSDVMLGSVTAAPGHFKKLRETSFQLGQVASPDDCWLGSRGLRTMAIRLAQHQSSALTIARWLQSRPEVAQVLHPALPDCPGHDLFVRDFKGSSGLFSFVLNGGDEASRAALIDTLQLFGIGYSWGGFESLAIPADPHRHRSVTKRDAAGPMVRLQIGLEDPADLIADLEAGLAAFTAART
- a CDS encoding sulfurtransferase, translating into MDALVSTEWLANELGAASGLGDLRIVDATYAEGRDAAVEYEAAHIPGAVFMNLSELRDTDSDLPNTLPSAEKFASRMQTLGLGDGSRIVLYDSSPWHTAARAWWMLRLFGAHNVAILDGGLAKWQAEGRETATGKETPRHRHFTTWADLQGVRDLDQMKANVESGAEQVLDARSAARFTGAEEDPRPGTAPGHIPGSKNLPQGAVFNGDGTWKTGDALKAEFDKAGVDLSKPLVMTCGSGITASVLAFGAHLLGSEAALYDGSWSEWGGDPSTPKATGTA